The following are encoded in a window of Streptomyces sp. 11x1 genomic DNA:
- a CDS encoding biotin carboxylase N-terminal domain-containing protein, with product MRKVLIANRGEIAVRVARACRDAGIASVAVYADPDRDALHVRAADEAFALGGDTPATSYLDMGKVLQAAKDAGADAVHPGYGFLSENAEFAQAVLDAGLIWIGPPPQAIRDLGDKVAARHIAQRAGAPLVAGTPDPVSGAEEVVAFAKEHGLPIAIKAAFGGGGRGLKVARTLEEVPELYDSAVREAVAAFGRGECFVERYLDKPRHVETQCLADQHGNVVVVSTRDCSLQRRHQKLVEEAPAPFLSEAQNAELYAASKAILKEAGYVGAGTVEFLVGMDGTISFLEVNTRLQVEHPVTEEVTGIDLVREMFRIADGEELGYDDPPMRGHSFEFRINGEDPGRGFLPAPGTVTTFTAPSGPGVRLDAGVESGSVIGPAWDSLLAKLIVTGATRQQALQRAARALDEFTVEGMATAIPFHRVVVKDPAFAPELTGSSDPFTVHTRWIETEFVNDIKPFAAPADTTEADDDADRETIVVEVGGKRLEVSLPAALGMTLARTGLAAGAKPKRRAAKKSGPAASGDTLASPMQGTIVKVAVEEGQEVKEGDLIVVLEAMKMEQPLNAHRSGTVKGLTAEVGASLTSGAPICEIKD from the coding sequence GTGCGCAAGGTGTTGATCGCCAACCGAGGCGAAATCGCTGTCCGCGTCGCCCGGGCGTGCCGGGACGCCGGGATCGCGAGCGTGGCCGTGTACGCCGATCCGGACCGGGACGCGCTGCATGTGCGCGCCGCGGACGAGGCGTTCGCGTTGGGCGGTGACACTCCGGCGACCAGCTACCTGGACATGGGCAAGGTCCTCCAGGCGGCGAAGGACGCGGGCGCGGACGCGGTCCACCCGGGCTACGGGTTCCTCTCGGAGAACGCGGAGTTCGCGCAGGCGGTCCTGGACGCGGGTCTGATCTGGATCGGCCCGCCGCCGCAGGCGATCCGTGACCTGGGTGACAAGGTGGCGGCCCGTCACATCGCCCAGCGCGCCGGTGCCCCGCTGGTCGCGGGCACCCCGGACCCGGTCTCGGGCGCCGAGGAGGTCGTGGCCTTCGCCAAGGAGCATGGGCTGCCGATCGCGATCAAGGCCGCCTTCGGCGGTGGCGGCCGCGGCCTGAAGGTCGCCCGCACCCTCGAAGAGGTCCCCGAGCTGTACGACTCCGCCGTGCGCGAGGCCGTCGCCGCCTTCGGCCGGGGCGAGTGCTTCGTGGAGCGCTACCTCGACAAGCCCCGTCACGTCGAGACCCAGTGCCTGGCGGACCAGCACGGCAACGTGGTCGTCGTCTCGACCCGTGACTGCTCGCTCCAGCGCCGCCACCAGAAACTGGTCGAGGAGGCCCCGGCCCCCTTCCTGTCCGAGGCGCAGAACGCCGAGCTGTACGCCGCCTCCAAGGCGATCCTCAAGGAGGCCGGCTACGTCGGCGCCGGCACCGTCGAGTTCCTGGTCGGCATGGACGGCACGATCTCCTTCCTGGAGGTCAACACCCGCCTCCAGGTGGAGCACCCGGTCACCGAGGAGGTCACCGGCATCGACCTGGTCCGCGAGATGTTCCGTATCGCCGACGGCGAGGAACTCGGCTACGACGACCCGCCGATGCGCGGCCACTCCTTCGAGTTCCGCATCAACGGCGAGGACCCGGGCCGGGGCTTCCTCCCGGCGCCCGGCACGGTCACCACGTTCACCGCACCCTCGGGCCCCGGTGTCCGCCTGGACGCGGGCGTGGAGTCCGGCAGCGTCATCGGCCCGGCCTGGGACTCCCTCCTGGCCAAGCTGATCGTCACCGGTGCCACCCGGCAGCAGGCCCTGCAGCGCGCGGCCCGCGCTCTGGACGAGTTCACCGTCGAGGGCATGGCCACCGCGATCCCCTTCCACCGCGTGGTGGTCAAGGACCCGGCGTTCGCTCCCGAACTGACCGGCTCCAGCGACCCGTTCACGGTCCACACCCGCTGGATCGAGACCGAGTTCGTCAACGACATCAAGCCCTTCGCGGCCCCCGCCGACACCACTGAGGCCGACGACGACGCCGACCGCGAGACGATCGTGGTCGAGGTCGGCGGCAAGCGCCTGGAGGTCTCCCTCCCGGCCGCCCTGGGCATGACCCTGGCCCGCACCGGTCTCGCCGCCGGCGCGAAGCCGAAGCGCCGCGCGGCCAAGAAGTCGGGCCCGGCGGCCTCCGGCGACACCCTCGCCTCTCCGATGCAGGGCACCATCGTCAAGGTGGCCGTCGAGGAGGGCCAGGAGGTCAAGGAAGGCGACCTTATCGTCGTCCTGGAGGCCATGAAGATGGAGCAGCCCCTGAACGCCCACCGCTCCGGCACCGTCAAGGGCCTCACCGCGGAGGTCGGCGCCTCCCTCACCTCGGGCGCCCCCATCTGCGAAATCAAGGACTGA
- a CDS encoding nucleoside triphosphate pyrophosphatase, with translation MTAPHTHRRLILASQSPARLNLLRQAGLAPEVIVSGVDEDAVSAPTPADLALALAEAKASVVAAKPEVKGALVIGCDSVLDLDGEALGKPADAEEATARWKSMRGRAGTLQTGHCVYDTTTGRYTSATASTVVHFGDPTDEEIAAYVASGEPLYVAGAFTLDGRSAPFIDGIDGDHGNVIGISLPLLRRLLARLGVSITDLWTPRTD, from the coding sequence ATGACCGCCCCACACACCCACCGTCGCCTGATCCTCGCCTCCCAGTCCCCCGCCCGGCTCAACCTCCTGCGCCAGGCCGGCCTCGCGCCCGAGGTGATCGTCAGTGGTGTGGACGAGGACGCCGTGTCCGCGCCCACCCCCGCCGACCTGGCCCTGGCCCTCGCCGAGGCCAAGGCCTCCGTCGTCGCCGCGAAGCCCGAGGTCAAGGGCGCCCTCGTCATCGGCTGCGACTCGGTCCTCGACCTCGACGGCGAGGCCCTCGGCAAGCCCGCCGACGCCGAGGAGGCCACCGCCCGCTGGAAGTCCATGCGCGGCCGTGCCGGCACCCTCCAGACGGGCCACTGTGTCTACGACACCACCACCGGCCGCTACACCTCCGCGACCGCCTCCACGGTCGTCCACTTCGGCGACCCCACGGACGAGGAGATCGCCGCGTACGTGGCCTCGGGCGAACCCCTCTACGTCGCGGGGGCGTTCACGCTCGACGGCCGCTCGGCGCCGTTCATCGACGGCATCGACGGCGACCACGGGAACGTCATCGGCATCAGCCTCCCCCTGCTCCGCCGCCTGCTGGCCCGACTCGGCGTGTCCATCACCGACCTGTGGACGCCCCGCACCGACTGA
- a CDS encoding adenylate/guanylate cyclase domain-containing protein, with protein MSVEDTGSGTNADGRVEPPPLSASLERGEPHGVDADEEDPLALRLEGLILGAERRYTPFQAARSAGVSMELASRFWRAMGFADIGQAKALTEADVLALRRLAGLVEAGLLSEAMAVQVARSTGQTTARLAEWQIDSFLEGLTEPPEPGMTRTEVTYPLIELLLPELEEFLVYVWRRQLAAATGRVVQAADDEEMVDRRLAVCFADLVGFTRLTRRMEEEELGELVEAFETTAADLVAANGGRLIKTLGDEVLYATDDAGVAAEIALRLIETMANDETMPELRVGMAFGTVTTRMGDVFGSTVNLASRLTSIAPKDAVLVDGAFAEELIRTGEAPASEAEAAEAAAAAEKEGEEPPTYRFALQPMWQRPVRGLGVVQPWLLTRRG; from the coding sequence GTGAGCGTCGAGGACACGGGCTCCGGCACGAACGCGGATGGCCGCGTGGAGCCGCCCCCTCTCTCGGCTTCGCTCGAGCGGGGCGAGCCCCACGGCGTGGACGCCGACGAGGAGGACCCTCTGGCGCTGCGGCTCGAAGGGCTGATCCTCGGTGCCGAGCGCCGGTACACCCCTTTTCAGGCGGCACGCAGCGCCGGTGTCTCCATGGAGCTGGCGTCCCGTTTCTGGCGGGCCATGGGCTTCGCGGACATCGGTCAGGCCAAGGCGCTGACCGAGGCCGACGTGCTCGCGCTGCGGCGCCTCGCCGGTCTCGTCGAGGCGGGGCTGCTGAGTGAGGCCATGGCGGTGCAGGTGGCCCGTTCGACCGGGCAGACCACGGCACGGCTGGCCGAGTGGCAGATCGACTCCTTCCTGGAGGGGCTGACCGAGCCGCCGGAGCCGGGGATGACCCGGACCGAGGTGACGTATCCGCTGATCGAGCTCTTGCTCCCGGAGCTGGAGGAGTTCCTCGTCTACGTCTGGCGGCGTCAGCTCGCCGCCGCCACCGGGCGGGTCGTGCAGGCTGCGGACGACGAGGAGATGGTCGACCGGCGCCTCGCGGTCTGCTTCGCGGATCTCGTGGGGTTCACGCGGCTGACCCGTCGGATGGAGGAGGAGGAGCTCGGCGAGCTGGTCGAGGCCTTCGAGACCACGGCCGCGGACCTGGTGGCGGCGAACGGGGGGCGGCTCATCAAGACCCTCGGGGACGAGGTCCTGTACGCCACGGACGACGCCGGTGTCGCCGCCGAGATCGCCCTGCGTCTCATCGAGACCATGGCCAACGACGAGACCATGCCCGAGCTGCGCGTCGGCATGGCCTTCGGCACGGTGACGACGCGGATGGGTGACGTCTTCGGGTCCACCGTGAACCTCGCGAGCAGGCTCACCTCGATAGCGCCGAAGGACGCGGTCCTCGTCGACGGTGCCTTCGCCGAGGAGCTGATCCGCACGGGCGAGGCGCCCGCCTCCGAGGCCGAGGCCGCCGAGGCCGCGGCCGCCGCGGAGAAGGAGGGCGAGGAACCGCCCACGTACCGCTTCGCCCTCCAGCCGATGTGGCAACGGCCTGTGCGCGGGCTGGGCGTGGTCCAGCCGTGGCTGCTCACGCGGCGTGGCTGA
- a CDS encoding helix-turn-helix domain-containing protein, with protein sequence MRADARRNHDRLLTEARLAFAAHGTAASLEDIARRADVGIGTLYRHFPNRQALLSAVFEEAVADLLARAQTHLRAEHPCSALVAWLRDIITHAGEYRGLAQALMTVSYADSRAVDENPSDLARCCAPIREAGTALLRRAQHAHVVRDDVSIGDLLQLTHAIALAAEETPDDPELADRLLTLTLRGLKP encoded by the coding sequence ATGCGCGCGGACGCGCGTCGCAACCACGACCGCCTGCTCACGGAGGCCCGCCTCGCCTTCGCGGCCCACGGCACCGCCGCCTCGCTCGAGGACATCGCCCGCCGGGCGGACGTGGGCATCGGCACCCTGTACCGCCACTTCCCGAACCGCCAGGCCCTCCTGAGCGCGGTCTTCGAGGAAGCCGTCGCCGATCTGCTGGCCCGCGCCCAGACACACCTGCGCGCGGAACACCCCTGCTCGGCGCTCGTCGCCTGGCTGCGCGACATCATCACCCATGCGGGCGAATACCGGGGACTGGCGCAAGCCCTGATGACGGTCTCGTACGCGGACTCCCGCGCCGTGGACGAGAACCCCTCGGACCTGGCCCGGTGCTGCGCCCCGATCCGGGAGGCGGGTACGGCCCTCCTCCGGCGGGCGCAACACGCTCACGTCGTACGCGACGACGTGTCCATCGGAGATCTGCTCCAGCTCACCCACGCGATCGCGCTGGCGGCCGAGGAAACCCCGGACGACCCGGAGTTGGCCGACCGCCTGCTGACGCTCACCTTGCGCGGCCTGAAGCCGTAG
- a CDS encoding acyl-CoA carboxylase subunit beta — translation MSEPVEPASIDIHTTAGKLADLQRRIHEATHAGSERAVEKQHAKGKLTARERIELLLDEDSFVEFDEFARHRSTDFGMENNRPYGDGVVTGYGTVDGRPVAVFSQDFTVLGGSLGEVFGQKIMKAMDFALKTGCPVIGINDSGGARIQEGVMALGMYGEIFRRNTHASGVIPQISLVVGPCAGGAVYSPAITDFTVMVDQTSHMFITGPDVIKTVTGEDVGFEELGGARTHNATSGVAHHMAGDEKEAIEYVKQLLSYLPSNNLSEPPAFPEQADLTLTDEDRELDTLVPDSANQPYDMHTVVEHVLDDAEFFETQALFAPNILTGFGRVEGHPVGIVANQPMQFAGCLDIDASEKAARFVRTCDAFNVPVLTFVDVPGFLPGVGQEHEGIIRRGAKLIYAYAEATVPLITVITRKAFGGAYDVMGSKHLGADLNLAWPTAQIAVMGAQGAVNILHRRTIAAAPDDKRDEVRARLIQEYEDALLNPYTAAERGYVDAVIPPSETRRHLVRGLRQLRTKRESLPPKKHGNIPL, via the coding sequence ATGTCCGAGCCGGTAGAGCCAGCAAGCATCGACATTCACACGACCGCGGGGAAGCTCGCGGATCTGCAGCGCCGTATCCACGAGGCGACGCACGCCGGCTCCGAGCGCGCGGTGGAGAAGCAGCACGCCAAGGGCAAGTTGACGGCCCGTGAGCGGATCGAGCTGCTCCTAGACGAGGACTCCTTCGTGGAGTTCGACGAGTTCGCCCGGCACCGCTCCACCGACTTCGGCATGGAGAACAACCGCCCCTACGGCGACGGCGTCGTCACCGGCTACGGCACGGTCGACGGCCGCCCGGTAGCCGTCTTCTCCCAGGACTTCACCGTCCTCGGCGGCTCGCTCGGCGAGGTCTTCGGCCAAAAAATCATGAAAGCCATGGACTTCGCCCTCAAGACCGGCTGCCCGGTCATCGGCATCAACGACTCCGGCGGCGCCCGCATCCAGGAGGGCGTCATGGCCCTCGGCATGTACGGCGAGATCTTCCGCCGCAACACCCACGCGAGCGGCGTGATCCCCCAGATCAGCCTCGTCGTCGGCCCCTGCGCGGGCGGAGCGGTGTACTCCCCCGCGATCACCGACTTCACGGTCATGGTCGACCAGACCTCGCACATGTTCATCACCGGCCCGGACGTCATCAAGACGGTCACCGGCGAGGACGTCGGCTTCGAGGAGCTCGGCGGCGCCCGCACCCACAACGCCACCTCAGGCGTCGCCCACCACATGGCCGGCGACGAAAAGGAGGCCATCGAATACGTCAAGCAGCTCCTCTCCTACCTCCCCTCGAACAACCTCAGCGAGCCCCCGGCGTTCCCCGAGCAGGCGGACCTCACCCTCACCGACGAGGACCGCGAACTCGACACCCTCGTCCCGGACAGCGCCAACCAGCCCTACGACATGCACACGGTCGTCGAACACGTCCTGGACGACGCGGAGTTCTTCGAGACCCAGGCGCTCTTCGCGCCGAACATCCTCACCGGCTTCGGCCGTGTCGAGGGCCACCCCGTGGGCATCGTCGCCAACCAGCCGATGCAGTTCGCCGGCTGCCTGGACATCGACGCCTCCGAGAAGGCGGCCCGCTTCGTGCGCACCTGCGACGCCTTCAACGTCCCCGTGCTGACCTTCGTCGACGTCCCCGGTTTCCTCCCGGGCGTCGGCCAGGAACACGAAGGCATCATCCGCCGCGGCGCCAAGCTCATCTACGCCTACGCCGAGGCCACCGTCCCCCTCATCACCGTCATCACCCGCAAGGCCTTCGGCGGCGCCTACGACGTCATGGGCTCCAAGCACCTCGGCGCCGACCTCAACCTCGCCTGGCCCACCGCCCAGATCGCCGTCATGGGCGCCCAGGGCGCGGTCAACATCCTGCACCGCCGCACCATCGCCGCCGCCCCTGACGACAAACGCGACGAGGTCCGCGCCCGTCTGATCCAGGAATACGAGGACGCCCTCCTCAACCCCTACACGGCGGCCGAGCGCGGCTACGTCGACGCCGTCATCCCGCCCTCCGAGACCCGCCGCCACCTCGTCCGCGGCCTGCGCCAACTCCGCACCAAGCGGGAATCCCTGCCCCCCAAGAAGCACGGCAACATCCCCCTGTAG
- the mmpB gene encoding morphogenic membrane protein MmpB, with protein sequence MLWSDPENEPPKELRDTQAMLRRLGVLMACAMLLAMLVLGIL encoded by the coding sequence ATGCTCTGGTCCGACCCTGAGAACGAGCCGCCGAAGGAACTGCGCGACACGCAGGCCATGCTTCGGCGGCTCGGCGTGCTCATGGCCTGCGCCATGCTCCTGGCGATGCTGGTCCTGGGCATCCTCTGA
- a CDS encoding biotin--[acetyl-CoA-carboxylase] ligase yields the protein MTKPPGAQGDPSGGPGEPRSDRWSDLGRPPLNSAALRRALVREGGHGGLYCDVEVVQRTGSTNHDLVQLALKGDAEEGAVLVAEEQTAGRGRLDRVWTAPPRSGLFFSVLLKPTEVPVRHWGWLPLLTGVAVATGLSRAAGVDTALKWPNDLLVTVGGEERKAGGILAERAGSEGVVIGIGINVSLREEELPVPAAGSLALAGAVSTDRDPLLRAVLRSLEEWYGRWREAGGDPSASGLQETYAAGCATLGRTVRAELPGDRSVVGEAVAVDGDGRLVIATEDGVQEPVGAGDIVHLRPV from the coding sequence ATGACGAAACCACCAGGTGCACAAGGTGACCCGTCCGGCGGACCGGGTGAGCCGAGGTCGGACCGCTGGTCCGACCTCGGCCGGCCGCCCCTCAACTCCGCTGCCCTGCGCCGGGCACTGGTTCGGGAGGGCGGGCACGGGGGCCTGTACTGCGATGTGGAGGTCGTGCAGCGCACCGGCTCCACCAATCACGACCTCGTCCAGCTCGCTCTCAAGGGGGATGCCGAGGAAGGTGCGGTCCTCGTCGCCGAGGAGCAGACGGCAGGCCGGGGGCGGCTCGACCGCGTCTGGACCGCGCCGCCGCGTTCCGGTCTGTTCTTCTCCGTCCTCCTCAAGCCGACCGAGGTGCCCGTACGGCACTGGGGCTGGCTGCCGCTCCTCACCGGGGTCGCCGTCGCGACCGGGCTGTCCCGGGCCGCCGGGGTCGACACGGCGCTCAAGTGGCCCAACGACCTGCTGGTGACCGTGGGGGGCGAGGAGCGCAAGGCCGGCGGGATCCTCGCGGAGCGGGCGGGCTCGGAGGGTGTCGTGATCGGGATCGGCATCAACGTCAGCCTGCGCGAGGAGGAGCTGCCGGTGCCCGCGGCGGGGTCGCTGGCGCTCGCCGGCGCCGTGAGCACGGACCGTGATCCGCTGCTGCGGGCCGTGCTGCGGTCGCTGGAGGAGTGGTACGGGCGGTGGCGGGAGGCCGGAGGTGATCCGTCCGCGAGCGGGCTCCAGGAGACCTATGCCGCGGGGTGCGCGACGCTGGGACGCACCGTGCGGGCCGAGCTGCCCGGGGATCGGTCGGTGGTGGGGGAGGCCGTGGCCGTGGACGGGGACGGGCGGCTCGTCATCGCCACGGAGGACGGGGTGCAGGAGCCGGTGGGGGCGGGGGACATCGTGCACTTGCGGCCTGTGTGA
- a CDS encoding NAD(P)H-quinone dehydrogenase, with translation MGHVTRIVIIGGGPGGYEAALVAAQLGAEVTVVDCDGLGGASVLTDCVPSKTLIATAEVMTTFDSSYEELGIIVADDTPHIDTPARVVGVDLGKVNRRVKRLALAQSHDITASVTRAGARVMRGRGRLVGQQDLDGSRKVVVRAADGSEETLTADAVLIATGGHPRELPDAQPDGERILNWTQVYDLDELPEELIVVGSGVTGAEFAGAYQALGSRVTLVSSRDRVLPGEDPDAAAVLEDVFRRRGMNVMARSRAESAKRVGDRVEVALADGRVITGSHCLMAVGAVPNSAGMGLEEAGVKVKESGHIWTDKVSRTTAPGVYAAGDVTGVFALASVAAMQGRIAMYHFLGDAVAPLNLKTVSSNVFTDPEIATVGYTQADLDAGVIDAVGVKLPLLRNPRAKMQGIRDGFVKIFCRPGTGIVVGGVVVSPRASELIHPISIAVDNNLTVEQIANAFTVYPSLSGSIAEVARQLHTRKSGGGV, from the coding sequence ATGGGGCATGTGACTCGGATCGTGATCATCGGTGGCGGACCCGGCGGATATGAAGCGGCGCTGGTGGCCGCGCAGCTCGGCGCGGAGGTGACCGTCGTGGACTGCGACGGTCTGGGCGGGGCGTCGGTGCTGACCGACTGCGTGCCGTCGAAGACCCTCATCGCGACGGCCGAGGTGATGACGACCTTCGACTCCTCCTATGAGGAGCTGGGGATCATCGTCGCCGACGACACCCCGCACATCGACACGCCCGCGCGTGTCGTGGGTGTGGACCTCGGCAAGGTCAACCGGCGTGTGAAGCGGCTCGCGCTGGCGCAGTCGCACGACATCACCGCCTCGGTGACGCGCGCCGGCGCACGGGTCATGCGCGGGCGCGGGCGGCTCGTGGGGCAGCAGGACCTCGACGGGTCGCGCAAGGTCGTCGTGCGGGCGGCGGACGGGTCCGAGGAGACCCTGACCGCCGACGCCGTGCTCATCGCCACCGGCGGACATCCGCGCGAACTGCCCGACGCGCAGCCGGACGGTGAGCGCATCCTCAACTGGACGCAGGTCTACGACCTGGACGAGCTGCCGGAAGAGCTGATCGTCGTCGGATCCGGTGTCACCGGTGCCGAGTTCGCCGGCGCCTACCAGGCGCTCGGGTCGCGCGTCACCCTCGTCTCCAGCCGCGACCGGGTGCTGCCGGGCGAGGACCCGGACGCCGCCGCCGTCCTGGAGGACGTGTTCCGGCGGCGCGGCATGAACGTCATGGCACGGTCCCGGGCCGAGTCCGCCAAACGGGTGGGGGACCGGGTCGAGGTCGCGCTCGCGGACGGGCGCGTCATCACCGGCTCGCACTGTCTGATGGCCGTCGGCGCCGTCCCCAACAGCGCCGGGATGGGGCTGGAGGAGGCCGGGGTCAAGGTCAAGGAGTCCGGGCACATCTGGACCGACAAGGTGTCGCGGACCACCGCCCCCGGCGTGTACGCGGCCGGTGACGTCACCGGGGTGTTCGCCCTGGCGTCCGTCGCCGCCATGCAGGGCCGTATCGCCATGTACCACTTCCTCGGCGACGCCGTGGCCCCGCTGAACCTGAAGACCGTGTCGTCCAACGTCTTCACCGACCCCGAGATCGCCACCGTCGGCTACACCCAGGCCGACCTGGACGCGGGCGTCATCGACGCCGTCGGGGTGAAGCTGCCGCTGCTGCGCAACCCGCGCGCCAAGATGCAGGGCATCCGGGACGGCTTCGTCAAGATCTTCTGCCGGCCGGGCACCGGCATCGTCGTGGGCGGTGTGGTGGTCTCGCCGCGCGCCTCCGAGCTGATCCACCCGATCTCGATCGCGGTCGACAACAACCTGACGGTCGAGCAGATCGCGAACGCGTTCACCGTGTACCCGTCGCTGTCCGGCTCGATCGCCGAGGTCGCGCGCCAGCTCCACACACGCAAGTCGGGTGGAGGGGTCTGA
- a CDS encoding acyl-CoA carboxylase epsilon subunit, producing the protein MTIKVVRGNPTPEELAAALAVVRARAAAAATEPPGAPAPRDSWSDPSRIAAHRLPAPGPTTWSRTYWPG; encoded by the coding sequence ATGACCATCAAGGTCGTACGCGGAAACCCGACCCCGGAGGAGCTGGCCGCCGCCCTGGCGGTGGTCCGCGCCCGCGCCGCGGCGGCGGCCACCGAGCCGCCCGGCGCGCCCGCCCCCCGGGACTCCTGGTCCGACCCGTCCCGCATCGCCGCGCACCGCCTGCCGGCCCCGGGCCCCACCACGTGGAGCCGCACCTACTGGCCCGGCTGA
- a CDS encoding gamma-glutamylcyclotransferase, with protein sequence MSLYAAYAGNLDSRLMSRRAPHSPLRATGWLNDWRLTFGGEHMGWEGALATVVEAPRSQVFVALYDIAPMDEDAMDRWVGVGLDIYRRMRVRVHTLDGEEPAWVYVLNGYEGGLPSARYLGEVADAAESAGAPHDYVMELRKRPC encoded by the coding sequence ATGTCGCTCTACGCCGCCTACGCCGGCAACCTGGACTCGCGCCTGATGTCCCGCCGCGCCCCCCACTCCCCGTTGCGCGCAACCGGCTGGCTGAACGACTGGCGGCTGACCTTCGGCGGCGAGCACATGGGCTGGGAGGGCGCCCTGGCCACCGTCGTGGAGGCCCCCCGCTCCCAGGTCTTCGTGGCCCTCTACGACATCGCCCCCATGGACGAGGACGCGATGGACCGGTGGGTCGGCGTCGGGCTGGACATATACCGCCGGATGCGGGTCCGCGTACACACGCTGGACGGTGAGGAACCTGCCTGGGTCTACGTCCTCAACGGCTACGAGGGCGGCCTGCCCTCCGCCCGCTATCTGGGTGAGGTCGCGGACGCGGCGGAGTCGGCGGGCGCGCCGCACGACTATGTGATGGAACTCCGCAAACGCCCCTGCTGA
- a CDS encoding DeoR/GlpR family DNA-binding transcription regulator produces MVVGVTVSFVFAAERRQLILEMVRANGAVSLRELARVVQTSEVTVRRDVRALEAEGLLDRRHGGAVLPGGFTRESGFPQKSHLATAEKTAIADLAASLVEEGEAIVVGAGTTTQELARRLARVPGLTVVTNSLLVAQALAHANRVEVVMTGGTLRGSNYALVGSGAEQSLQGLRVSKAFLSGSGLTAERGLSTSNMLSASVDRALVQAAAEVVVLADHTKLGTDTMFQTVPTDVITRLVTDDPSGHDDRAVTELQALADQGVQISVAGASGAGGAGGDPVPTRPSRRDVPLPGPRRNQVHGTAPQLRTATVLGDQPPAGERERERAARVADLRRR; encoded by the coding sequence ATGGTCGTTGGCGTTACTGTCAGTTTCGTGTTCGCTGCAGAACGTCGTCAATTGATCCTCGAAATGGTGCGGGCCAATGGAGCCGTGTCGCTCCGTGAGCTCGCCCGCGTCGTCCAGACCTCCGAAGTGACCGTACGGCGGGACGTGCGCGCTCTGGAGGCAGAAGGACTCCTCGACCGCCGACACGGCGGTGCGGTATTGCCGGGCGGGTTCACGCGGGAGTCCGGCTTTCCGCAGAAATCCCATCTCGCGACCGCCGAGAAGACGGCCATCGCCGATCTCGCCGCGAGCCTCGTCGAAGAAGGCGAGGCCATCGTGGTCGGGGCGGGGACCACCACGCAGGAGCTGGCGCGCCGGCTCGCGCGGGTCCCCGGGCTGACCGTCGTCACCAACTCCCTGTTGGTGGCCCAGGCGTTGGCCCATGCCAACCGTGTGGAGGTCGTGATGACCGGCGGCACCCTGCGCGGTTCCAACTACGCCCTGGTCGGTTCCGGAGCCGAGCAGTCCCTCCAGGGGCTGCGTGTCTCCAAGGCCTTCCTCTCCGGGAGCGGACTGACCGCCGAACGCGGCCTGTCCACGTCCAACATGCTGTCGGCGTCCGTCGACCGCGCGCTGGTCCAGGCCGCCGCCGAGGTCGTCGTGCTCGCCGACCACACCAAACTCGGCACCGACACCATGTTCCAGACGGTGCCGACAGATGTGATCACCCGGCTGGTCACCGACGACCCGTCCGGCCACGACGACCGCGCGGTCACCGAGCTGCAGGCCCTGGCCGATCAGGGTGTGCAGATCTCCGTGGCCGGGGCGTCGGGCGCCGGGGGAGCGGGAGGCGATCCCGTCCCGACGCGCCCTTCGCGCCGGGACGTGCCCCTTCCGGGGCCCCGCCGCAACCAGGTCCACGGCACCGCGCCCCAGCTGCGCACCGCCACGGTTCTGGGGGACCAGCCGCCCGCCGGTGAACGAGAACGGGAGCGGGCGGCCCGGGTCGCGGATCTGCGGCGCCGGTAG